In Lineus longissimus chromosome 13, tnLinLong1.2, whole genome shotgun sequence, one genomic interval encodes:
- the LOC135498012 gene encoding uncharacterized protein LOC135498012, with protein sequence MASAYSSESESSEFEDVLVDTEGYLNVEPYMFEPLISLDHNESDHSDESDEEVEDERPERAGNRKWCDCGNCTAQITGTESMCCSDYSPVLAKKESYEPDGVACITLHPGFASNCLDRYVLESAMYEFIQDQGPIGNDQPMHKLWRYLAYRRFVRWCWQRLGKKQRLPLPVCARDKIRSTWPSEEYTGFRYPKS encoded by the exons atggcttccgcatacagttcagagagtgagagcagtgaatttgaggatgttttggtcgatacagaaggatatttaaacgttgagccatacatgttcgagccattgatatcactagatcataatgagagtgatcattcggacgaaagtgatgaggaagtggaggatgaacgccctgaacgtgcaggcaacagaaaatg GTGTGACTGTGGAAACTGCACAGCTCAAATCACTGGAACAGAGTCGATGTGCTGCAGTGACTATTCCCCAGTTCTGGCCAAGAAGGAAAGTTATGAGCCAGATGGAGTTGCCTGCATAACTCTGCATCCCGGATTCGCAAGCAACTGCCTTGACCGATATGTCCTGGAAAGTGCCATGTATGAATTTATCCAAGATCAAGGGCCAATAGGAAATGATCAGCCAATGCACAA GTTATGGAGATACCTTGCATACCGCAGATTTGTGCGCTGGTGCTGGCAACGTTTGGGCAAAAAGCAAAGACTTCCTCTTCCAGTCTGTGCTCGTGACAAGATTCGCTCTACCTGGCCCTCAGAGGAGTACACTGGCTTTCGTTATCCAAAGAGTTGA
- the LOC135498394 gene encoding uncharacterized protein LOC135498394, which produces MVCALNGIGMHCLCLWVNSNKKYETNGHFAFDPVITEMMKSANGKLMTQMFCSFYKETKEVTSDTDACTAPPVTEENTPTYATDRRGNSGIGSLIQEGYTEEEAVLIASLEEHSTEMDAEDAGMAFMLQAISKRKHEGKIQYLVQWSNGELEFTHKHRQCMPIPFKAHT; this is translated from the exons ATG GTGTGCGCCTTGAATGGAATAGGCATGCATTGTCTATGTTTATGGGTAAATTCCAACAAAAAGTATGAGACAAATGGCCATTTTGCATTTGACCCTGTCATCACAGAAATGATGAAGTCCGCGAATGGAAAGTTAATGACCCAGATGTTTTGCTCTTTCTATAAGGAAACTA AAGAGGTAACGAGTGATACAGATGCCTGTACCGCGCCCCCTGTTACAGAGGAGAACACACCCACATATGCCACAGATCGAAGAG GAAATTCAGGCATTGGAAGTCTTATACAAG AAGGGTACACTGAGGAAGAAGCAGTTCTTATTGCTTCACTGGAAGAGCACAGTACAGAGATGGATGCGGAAGATGCTGGAATGGCATTTATGCTTCAAGCCATTAGTAAGAGGAAGCACGAGGGTAAAATTCAGTATCTTGTGCAATGGTCCAATGGGGAATTGGAATTTACCCATAAACATAGACAATGCATGCCTATTCCATTCAAGGCGCACACCTAG